One genomic window of Apus apus isolate bApuApu2 chromosome 9, bApuApu2.pri.cur, whole genome shotgun sequence includes the following:
- the NOL8 gene encoding nucleolar protein 8 isoform X1 yields MMEQERVSKRLYVGGLGHAVTKAELQERFGKFGEVLDAEIITRKDDQGNPVKTFAYLTVSISDADLRKCMSILNKTKWKGGTLQIELAKESFLHRLAMEREEAKLQKEKPQGHDKTCLLESLKKAGVVDFQMKAVPGTEVPDHKKWIVGKFGRVLPVLHLRSQQKNKIVKYDPSKYCHNLRKLEPDLAHEVPISKLTWCLEGGDGSVMHRKRQGELPGAKQPPKKLRQLGREALNGAVVLSSGCQSPSKNRSSAQLDERSKSKPNEKSKLPLSSALSSKISERGLLSDKSNISGVTAQNHRCVSDSDVDSEEEIRAMVEKEIGMQKAENVETESDPLEIVGDNFELKYNSHWSLSNADARKKAIKGSDREKETVECDNSYDSADTDEIIAESKTPDLSSRNTTILEDSKQVKVEKKEMPATETCESVDDSSLKTRHLKEEYIERKGKIKKNQHSVLQSTAVNSSTKASDSESSYSEPEKGDSEISSDYESLMQKCYRLDLTLDDLKALATENAGAPADESDSAQSSSQQSVEENPKDNVVNKPKHSKFHPAVKKKCICPEDVVAAILEGEENAAEEGSKGQNSCLKYQPFRGIGSLCEKEVAQESSGSKVVLAEGLGLETCISYCGEESSKRQSKKHPLYPQEISSKKRQNIPCEQHKELSYVASLAAERDQPGSRPHLQGRSKDTSSLSEDQNSECGAAVPSTDESGDESSDVDRSAAVPQKHVKQQLKRPKLLSKKLKRDVSNTNPEHETNKCENGKTSLLETKELCHQVTASKGPDLEKKQFQDNQRRLAALEERQKERELQKKLIQGALSNLDSQPAGKHKHIIFNSDVESEAEGDEMLKKGKSLGKRHEEDEPAPKTSSRLFESSEDEQDDTDDERFKIKPQFEGKAGEKLLRLQSRFGTDERFRMDARFLESDSGEEAETNALKTDEEEDLAAERKKNLQILGSLLNINLEHHKPTKPATSAKKFKDINALRYDPTRQDHTVFERKPSATEKESKAKRKKKREESEKLPEVSKETYYDIAVDLRELFGSSKSKSETNQEVPWDKATAEDSTQSDPLGPNAGSKEAQESDDFKFCFLGDMEESRMKEEPYVIETIKPVKVTWQEDPRFQDSSSEGDDEPEASESEWDKQMFVSLPQTQSVRFFFFSKDDERLREGPKLFCRSADLSEERDGWEDRRRVLIEECRKKHKDARRKVKAKQ; encoded by the exons CAAGTTTGGGGAGGTTTTGGACGCAGAGATTATTACCAGGAAAGATGATCAGG GGAACCCTGTGAAGACTTTTGCTTACCTCACTGTCAGCATTTCTGATGCAGATCTTAGGAAGT GTATgtcaattttaaataaaacaaaatggaaagggGGGACACTGCAAATTGAGTTGGCCAAAGAAAGCTTTTTGCACAg GCTCGCCATGGAGAGGGAGGAAgcaaagctgcagaaagaaaagccacagGGACATGACAAAACGTGTCTGTTagaatcactgaaaaaagctggaGTTGTAGACTTTCAGATGAAAGCAGTGCCAGGTACAGAGGTGCCAGACCATAAG aaatggaTTGTTGGTAAATTTGGCAGAGTCCTACCTGTCCTACACCTTAGGagtcaacagaaaaataaa ATTGTGAAATATGACCCATCAAAGTATTGCCATAACCTCAGGAAGCTGGAGCCAGACTTGGCACATGAAGTTCCTATATCCAAGCTCACCTGGTGCTTGGAAGGGGGAGATGGCAGCGTCATGCACAGGAAGCGGCAAGGAGAGCTCCCTGGGGCGAAGCAGCCACCTAAAAAACTGAGGCAACTGGGCAGAGAGGCTCTGAATGGAGCAGTGGTTCTCTCCTCTGGGTGCCAGTCACCTTCAAAAAACAGAAGCTCAGCACAGCTAGATGAAAGATCAAAATCCAAACCCAATGAGAAGTCTAAATTGCCTCTGTCAAGTGCTCTTTCCAGTAAAATATCAGAGAGGGGCTTACTATCAGataaaagcaacatttctggAGTTACAGCTCAAAATCATAGGTGTGTTTCTGACAGTGACGTTGATTCTGAAGAGGAAATCAGAGCAATGGTAGAGAAAGAGATAGGAatgcagaaagctgaaaatgttGAGACTGAAAGTGACCCCTTGGAAATTGTTGGGgataattttgaattaaaatacaatAGTCACTGGTCCTTAAGCAATGCAGATGCTAGAAAGAAAGCCATCAAAGGAagtgacagagagaaagagactgTGGAATGTGACAACAGTTATGACTCGGCAGATACAGATGAAATTATTGCTGAAAGTAAAACTCCAGATCTAAGTAGCAGGAACACTACAATTTTAGAAGATTCTAAACAGgtgaaggtggaaaaaaaagaaatgccagCTACCGAAACCTGTGAGTCAGTGGATGACTCCTCGCTGAAAACTCGCCATTTAAAAGAAGAATACAttgaaaggaaagggaaaattaaaaaaaaccaacactctGTCTTGCAAAGTACAGCAGTTAACAGCTCAACAAAGGCAAGTGATAGTGAAAGCTCTTACTCAGAGCCTGAGAAAGGGGACTCGGAAATCAGTTCTGATTATGAGTCTCTGATGCAAAAGTGTTACCGCTTGGACCTTACATTAGATGACTTAAAAGCATTAGCTACTGAAAACGCTGGGGCACCAGCAGATGAATCAGATAGTGCACAGAGTTCTAGTCAGCAAAGTGTTGAAGAAAATCCTAAGGATAATGTtgtaaataaaccaaaacattctAAATTCCAccctgcagttaaaaaaaaatgtatctgtccTGAAGATGTAGTTGCTGCAATTttagaaggggaggagaatgCTGCTGAAGAAGGCTCCAAGGGACAAAACTCGTGTTTGAAATATCAGCCCTTCAGAGGAATTGGGTCCCTTTGTGAAAAAGAGGTAGCTCAGGAGAGCAGCGGTTCAAAGGTGGTGTTGGCAGAAGGTTTAGGTCTTGAAACTTGTATTTCTTACTGTGGGGAGGAATCATCTAAAAGACAGTCTAAGAAGCATCCATTGTATCCACAGGAAATAAGTAgtaaaaagagacaaaatataCCTTGTGAACAGCACAAGGAATTGTCATATGTTGCTTCCTTAGCAGCTGAGAGAGATCAGCCTGGTTCCAGGCCTCATTTACAAGGAAGGAGCAAAGACACAAGTTCTTTATCAGAAGACCAAAATTCAGAGTGTGGAGCTGCTGTTCCCAGTACTGATGAGAGTGGAGACGAGAGCAGTGATGTGGATAGGAGTGCTGCAGTGCCACAGAAACATGTTAAACAACAACTGAAAAGGCCAAAACTGCTTTCCAAAAAATTAAAGAGGGATGTAAGCAATACAAATCCAGAACATGAAACTAACAAGTGTGAGAATGGGAAGACAAGCCTGCTGGAAACTAAGGAGCTTTGTCATCAGGTTACTGCTTCAAAGGGACCTGATctagaaaagaaacagttcCAGGATAACCAGAGGAGGCTGGCAGCTCtagaagagagacagaaagagagagaattaCAGAAGAAACTCATTCAAGGAGCTCTTTCAAATCTG GATAGCCAGCCAGCAGGCAAGCATAAACACATCATATTCAATTCAGATGTGGAAAGTGAAGCTGAAGGAGATGAGATGTTGAAGAAAGGGAAGAGTTTGGGAAAGAGGCATGAAGAA GATGAACCTGCTCCCAAAACTTCAAGCAGACTGTTTGAAAGCAGTGAGGATGAGCAAGATGATACAGATGATGAGAGATTCAAAATTAAACCCCAGTTTGAAggcaaagctggtgaaaaa ctCTTGAGATTGCAGTCACGATTTGGCACAGATGAAAGATTTCGCATGGATGCTCGATTCCTTGAAAGTGACAGTGGGGAGGAAG CAGAGACAAATGCCTTGAAGACAGATGAGGAGGAGGACcttgctgcagaaagaaagaagaatctGCAAATACTGGGAAGCCTCTTGAATATCAACTTGGAACACCATAAGCCAACTAAACCAGCCACAAGTGCTAAGAAATTCAA AGATATTAATGCCCTCCGCTACGATCCCACAAGACAGGACCACACAGTCTTTGAAAGGAAACCAAGTGCTACAGAAAAAGAGAG TAAAgctaaaaggaagaagaagagggaagagagtGAAAAACTCCCTGAAGTGTCGAAAGAAACATACTATGATATTGCTGTTGATTTAAGAGAGTTGTTTGGCTCTTCAAAGAGCAAATCAGAAACAAATCAAGAAGTACCCTGGGACAAAGCCACTGCAGAGGACTCTACCCAATCTGACCCTTTGGGACCTAATGCTGGCAGTAAGGAAGCTCAGGAGTCTGACGATTTCAAGTTTTGCTTCTTGGGAGACATGGAGGAGTCACGCATGAAAGAGG AGCCTTACGTAATTGAAACAATAAAACCTGTAAAAGTCACATGGCAAGAAGATCCACGTTTCCAAGACAGCAGTTCTG
- the NOL8 gene encoding nucleolar protein 8 isoform X2: protein MMEQERVSKRLYVGGLGHAVTKAELQERFGKFGEVLDAEIITRKDDQGNPVKTFAYLTVSISDADLRKCMSILNKTKWKGGTLQIELAKESFLHRLAMEREEAKLQKEKPQGHDKTCLLESLKKAGVVDFQMKAVPGTEVPDHKKWIVGKFGRVLPVLHLRSQQKNKIVKYDPSKYCHNLRKLEPDLAHEVPISKLTWCLEGGDGSVMHRKRQGELPGAKQPPKKLRQLGREALNGAVVLSSGCQSPSKNRSSAQLDERSKSKPNEKSKLPLSSALSSKISERGLLSDKSNISGVTAQNHRCVSDSDVDSEEEIRAMVEKEIGMQKAENVETESDPLEIVGDNFELKYNSHWSLSNADARKKAIKGSDREKETVECDNSYDSADTDEIIAESKTPDLSSRNTTILEDSKQVKVEKKEMPATETCESVDDSSLKTRHLKEEYIERKGKIKKNQHSVLQSTAVNSSTKASDSESSYSEPEKGDSEISSDYESLMQKCYRLDLTLDDLKALATENAGAPADESDSAQSSSQQSVEENPKDNVVNKPKHSKFHPAVKKKCICPEDVVAAILEGEENAAEEGSKGQNSCLKYQPFRGIGSLCEKEVAQESSGSKVVLAEGLGLETCISYCGEESSKRQSKKHPLYPQEISSKKRQNIPCEQHKELSYVASLAAERDQPGSRPHLQGRSKDTSSLSEDQNSECGAAVPSTDESGDESSDVDRSAAVPQKHVKQQLKRPKLLSKKLKRDVSNTNPEHETNKCENGKTSLLETKELCHQVTASKGPDLEKKQFQDNQRRLAALEERQKERELQKKLIQGALSNLDSQPAGKHKHIIFNSDVESEAEGDEMLKKGKSLGKRHEEDEPAPKTSSRLFESSEDEQDDTDDERFKIKPQFEGKAGEKLLRLQSRFGTDERFRMDARFLESDSGEEETNALKTDEEEDLAAERKKNLQILGSLLNINLEHHKPTKPATSAKKFKDINALRYDPTRQDHTVFERKPSATEKESKAKRKKKREESEKLPEVSKETYYDIAVDLRELFGSSKSKSETNQEVPWDKATAEDSTQSDPLGPNAGSKEAQESDDFKFCFLGDMEESRMKEEPYVIETIKPVKVTWQEDPRFQDSSSEGDDEPEASESEWDKQMFVSLPQTQSVRFFFFSKDDERLREGPKLFCRSADLSEERDGWEDRRRVLIEECRKKHKDARRKVKAKQ from the exons CAAGTTTGGGGAGGTTTTGGACGCAGAGATTATTACCAGGAAAGATGATCAGG GGAACCCTGTGAAGACTTTTGCTTACCTCACTGTCAGCATTTCTGATGCAGATCTTAGGAAGT GTATgtcaattttaaataaaacaaaatggaaagggGGGACACTGCAAATTGAGTTGGCCAAAGAAAGCTTTTTGCACAg GCTCGCCATGGAGAGGGAGGAAgcaaagctgcagaaagaaaagccacagGGACATGACAAAACGTGTCTGTTagaatcactgaaaaaagctggaGTTGTAGACTTTCAGATGAAAGCAGTGCCAGGTACAGAGGTGCCAGACCATAAG aaatggaTTGTTGGTAAATTTGGCAGAGTCCTACCTGTCCTACACCTTAGGagtcaacagaaaaataaa ATTGTGAAATATGACCCATCAAAGTATTGCCATAACCTCAGGAAGCTGGAGCCAGACTTGGCACATGAAGTTCCTATATCCAAGCTCACCTGGTGCTTGGAAGGGGGAGATGGCAGCGTCATGCACAGGAAGCGGCAAGGAGAGCTCCCTGGGGCGAAGCAGCCACCTAAAAAACTGAGGCAACTGGGCAGAGAGGCTCTGAATGGAGCAGTGGTTCTCTCCTCTGGGTGCCAGTCACCTTCAAAAAACAGAAGCTCAGCACAGCTAGATGAAAGATCAAAATCCAAACCCAATGAGAAGTCTAAATTGCCTCTGTCAAGTGCTCTTTCCAGTAAAATATCAGAGAGGGGCTTACTATCAGataaaagcaacatttctggAGTTACAGCTCAAAATCATAGGTGTGTTTCTGACAGTGACGTTGATTCTGAAGAGGAAATCAGAGCAATGGTAGAGAAAGAGATAGGAatgcagaaagctgaaaatgttGAGACTGAAAGTGACCCCTTGGAAATTGTTGGGgataattttgaattaaaatacaatAGTCACTGGTCCTTAAGCAATGCAGATGCTAGAAAGAAAGCCATCAAAGGAagtgacagagagaaagagactgTGGAATGTGACAACAGTTATGACTCGGCAGATACAGATGAAATTATTGCTGAAAGTAAAACTCCAGATCTAAGTAGCAGGAACACTACAATTTTAGAAGATTCTAAACAGgtgaaggtggaaaaaaaagaaatgccagCTACCGAAACCTGTGAGTCAGTGGATGACTCCTCGCTGAAAACTCGCCATTTAAAAGAAGAATACAttgaaaggaaagggaaaattaaaaaaaaccaacactctGTCTTGCAAAGTACAGCAGTTAACAGCTCAACAAAGGCAAGTGATAGTGAAAGCTCTTACTCAGAGCCTGAGAAAGGGGACTCGGAAATCAGTTCTGATTATGAGTCTCTGATGCAAAAGTGTTACCGCTTGGACCTTACATTAGATGACTTAAAAGCATTAGCTACTGAAAACGCTGGGGCACCAGCAGATGAATCAGATAGTGCACAGAGTTCTAGTCAGCAAAGTGTTGAAGAAAATCCTAAGGATAATGTtgtaaataaaccaaaacattctAAATTCCAccctgcagttaaaaaaaaatgtatctgtccTGAAGATGTAGTTGCTGCAATTttagaaggggaggagaatgCTGCTGAAGAAGGCTCCAAGGGACAAAACTCGTGTTTGAAATATCAGCCCTTCAGAGGAATTGGGTCCCTTTGTGAAAAAGAGGTAGCTCAGGAGAGCAGCGGTTCAAAGGTGGTGTTGGCAGAAGGTTTAGGTCTTGAAACTTGTATTTCTTACTGTGGGGAGGAATCATCTAAAAGACAGTCTAAGAAGCATCCATTGTATCCACAGGAAATAAGTAgtaaaaagagacaaaatataCCTTGTGAACAGCACAAGGAATTGTCATATGTTGCTTCCTTAGCAGCTGAGAGAGATCAGCCTGGTTCCAGGCCTCATTTACAAGGAAGGAGCAAAGACACAAGTTCTTTATCAGAAGACCAAAATTCAGAGTGTGGAGCTGCTGTTCCCAGTACTGATGAGAGTGGAGACGAGAGCAGTGATGTGGATAGGAGTGCTGCAGTGCCACAGAAACATGTTAAACAACAACTGAAAAGGCCAAAACTGCTTTCCAAAAAATTAAAGAGGGATGTAAGCAATACAAATCCAGAACATGAAACTAACAAGTGTGAGAATGGGAAGACAAGCCTGCTGGAAACTAAGGAGCTTTGTCATCAGGTTACTGCTTCAAAGGGACCTGATctagaaaagaaacagttcCAGGATAACCAGAGGAGGCTGGCAGCTCtagaagagagacagaaagagagagaattaCAGAAGAAACTCATTCAAGGAGCTCTTTCAAATCTG GATAGCCAGCCAGCAGGCAAGCATAAACACATCATATTCAATTCAGATGTGGAAAGTGAAGCTGAAGGAGATGAGATGTTGAAGAAAGGGAAGAGTTTGGGAAAGAGGCATGAAGAA GATGAACCTGCTCCCAAAACTTCAAGCAGACTGTTTGAAAGCAGTGAGGATGAGCAAGATGATACAGATGATGAGAGATTCAAAATTAAACCCCAGTTTGAAggcaaagctggtgaaaaa ctCTTGAGATTGCAGTCACGATTTGGCACAGATGAAAGATTTCGCATGGATGCTCGATTCCTTGAAAGTGACAGTGGGGAGGAAG AGACAAATGCCTTGAAGACAGATGAGGAGGAGGACcttgctgcagaaagaaagaagaatctGCAAATACTGGGAAGCCTCTTGAATATCAACTTGGAACACCATAAGCCAACTAAACCAGCCACAAGTGCTAAGAAATTCAA AGATATTAATGCCCTCCGCTACGATCCCACAAGACAGGACCACACAGTCTTTGAAAGGAAACCAAGTGCTACAGAAAAAGAGAG TAAAgctaaaaggaagaagaagagggaagagagtGAAAAACTCCCTGAAGTGTCGAAAGAAACATACTATGATATTGCTGTTGATTTAAGAGAGTTGTTTGGCTCTTCAAAGAGCAAATCAGAAACAAATCAAGAAGTACCCTGGGACAAAGCCACTGCAGAGGACTCTACCCAATCTGACCCTTTGGGACCTAATGCTGGCAGTAAGGAAGCTCAGGAGTCTGACGATTTCAAGTTTTGCTTCTTGGGAGACATGGAGGAGTCACGCATGAAAGAGG AGCCTTACGTAATTGAAACAATAAAACCTGTAAAAGTCACATGGCAAGAAGATCCACGTTTCCAAGACAGCAGTTCTG